Below is a window of Cytobacillus firmus DNA.
AGTCTCTGTTTCGGGAGGAGTCAGTGTCATAGGGTACTTGAATTTGCTTACAACTGGACAAACCTTCAAAGGATATTTGCATTTTATCACCTATCGCCCGGAATGCTATTTGCTTCCGATTGGAATAATTATCATTACATTGAGCATATATCTTCCCTATTCAAATGAGGATGATTAAAAGAGTATCTCATCAAAATAAAGCTTCCTAATTACAAAAAATGGATTGTGAGTGCAATATAGGAATAAATTTACTGCCTGCTGCCCATACTGAGTGACAAATAGTTTGTTGAAGTGGGGGTTGAAAAATGTTGTATCTTCATGATGTTTGGGTGAATTGGTTTGAAGGAGAAGAAAATGGATACAATGTATGCCATTTTCATGAATGGAGAAAAGATGATGGGGTAGAACTGCTTGACCAGGTTCCGCTGCTGAAGATTGACCCGGTCCTTTTTAATTATATTGAGAATGATCTTTCTGAGCTGCCACAACAACTGCTAGATGACATTTATCAAAAAGCTTACTTAAGGAAAAATCATGAACGCATCCAATTGGAGTATTGCTTTGTTGTATCAGATGGGACAGGCATACTGGCTGTAGATACAATCGGCTACAATATTCCAATCAGAAAAAGCAGGTTAATACCAAGGCAGGAGCAGCTTGCATATGAAATGCTGGAAAATCAGGAAACGGCTAATTACTCTTTTAATGATCAAACCGCATTGAAGGAATTCCATATTCTTTCTCCTTCTCCGGATTTGATGGCAGGCCTGACAAGAAAAGAAAGACAGCTTAAACAGCTTCTGTTTATGGCGCTGGATCAGCTTCATTCCTCCAAAAATGATGCTGAAATCCGTTATTGGTATACGGAGTGGAGCCCTGAACGTTATACGAAAATACAATCAATGAATTTTGAAGAGGCCTGGTATGAATTATTTGATGAAAGTAAATACGGCTGGTCAAGTAAACATGAAAAGTTTTGTGAAAACTTAATAAAAGGACAGCCGTTTTTTGAGAAGTTGTGGGAAATGGAGCATGGTCCAAAAGTAAATTAAAAAAAACAGCCCAAGGCTGTTTTTTTATTTTCTCTTTCTGCCAAGTCCCATGGCGTTTTCCATTTTTTTAATCATTTTGTATGCGACTTTATTAGCTTTTTCAGCTCCTTGATCAAGTACAAGATCAAGTTCTTCAGATTCCATTAATTCATAGTATTTATCCTGAATAGGTTTAATTGTTCCAATAACAATATCAGAAAGGCCGGCTTTAAATTCCCCGTATCCTTTGCCTTCATATTCTCCTTCGATTTCTGCAACGGTTTTACCTGAAAGTATTGAGTAAATGGAAAGGAGATTAGATACTCCTGGTTTGTTTTCCTTATCATACTTAACAATGCCTTCAGAATCTGTTACGGCACTTTTTATTTTCTTTTCAATTTGTTTTGGGTCATCTAATAATGAAATAAATGATTTTTTATTTGGATCAGATTTGCTCATTTTCTTTAATGGATCCTGAAGTGACATTA
It encodes the following:
- a CDS encoding YjbA family protein, with protein sequence MLYLHDVWVNWFEGEENGYNVCHFHEWRKDDGVELLDQVPLLKIDPVLFNYIENDLSELPQQLLDDIYQKAYLRKNHERIQLEYCFVVSDGTGILAVDTIGYNIPIRKSRLIPRQEQLAYEMLENQETANYSFNDQTALKEFHILSPSPDLMAGLTRKERQLKQLLFMALDQLHSSKNDAEIRYWYTEWSPERYTKIQSMNFEEAWYELFDESKYGWSSKHEKFCENLIKGQPFFEKLWEMEHGPKVN